Proteins encoded together in one Drosophila albomicans strain 15112-1751.03 chromosome 2R, ASM965048v2, whole genome shotgun sequence window:
- the LOC117574728 gene encoding protein I'm not dead yet 2-like, translating to MGDEGKIPPGKSLKTCCGFHWKGKATVLIPLVTLPILIYGFMKKSPEYKCMYLVVNMAMYWITECIPLYLTSVFPIVFLPLLGILSSELVCSLYFTDTLVMFLGGLIMALAIEYCNLHQRIALGTILIVGCSPRRLHFGLVMVTCFISLWISNSAATAMMCPIVKAVLNEMEGQKIFAVYMTQEEEPVEEGEKPHPSIISMAFYFGVAYAATIGGCGTLIGTGTNLTFKGLYETRFPNSKEKVNFPIFMAYSIPIVVIVNIFLLYFSLQLTHMGFLRPNSKIGAEVKSGTANKDLVKAVVIQRYKELGAWTCHEIQVAVMFVLMVLLLFTRSPGFTQGWGDFLNAKAVGSSAPVFLPVVLLFAMPTQYTFLKYCCGSAPFTGRTMDACISWVFIHKHTPWGLCFLLGGGFAIAEGSKVSGMAKMLGDSLSFVSALPDFMVVGLTLVVSLVCTAFSSNVAICNILIPIFCEMALAIKMHPLLLTLPSMLAISMAYHLPVSTPPNAIICGYAGIKTKYLALAGILPTVWALVCLWLNAMTWGLVIYPETKKFPSWADEE from the exons ATGGGCGA TGAAGGAAAGATTCCACCAGGCAAAAGCCTAAAGACATGTTGTGGCTTTCATTGGAAGGGTAAAGCTACGGTTTTAATACCGTTGGTAACTTTACCCATTTTAATCTATGGCTTTATGAAGAAATCACCA gAGTACAAATGCATGTATCTCGTTGTTAATATGGCTATGTATTGGATAACAGAATGTATTCCCCTCTACTTAACATCCGTGTTTCCTATTGTATTTCTCCCACTTCTGGGCATTTTG AGCTCGGAGCTCGTTTGCAGTTTGTACTTTACAGATACGTTGGTAATGTTTCTGGGTGGACTTATTATGGCGCTGGCCATTGAATACTGCAATCTGCATCAACGCATTGCTTTGGGTACGATTCTAATTGTAGGATGCAGTCCCCGACG CTTGCACTTTGGCTTGGTGATGGTCACGTGCTTTATATCGCTTTGGATTTCAAATTCGGCTGCCACAGCAATGATGTGTCCCATAGTAAAGGCTGTTCTCAATGAAATGGAAGGC CAAAAAATTTTTGCCGTTTACATGACCCAAGAGGAAGAACCAGTTGAGGAGGGCGA AAAACCTCATCCTTCAATTATATCGATGGCATTCTATTTTGGCGTCGCTTATGCTGCTACAATCGGTGGCTGCGGCACACTCATTGGCACCGGCACAAATCTAACATTTAAGGGATTATACGAAAC ACGCTTTCCAAATTCAAAGGAAAAAGTcaattttcccattttcatGGCTTATTCGATTCCCATTGTGGTGATAGTCAACATTTTTTTACTCTACTTTTCCCTTCAACTAACCCACATGGGTTTTCTGAGACCAAATAGCAAGATCGGAGCTGAGGTGAAGAGTGGAACTGCAAATAAGGACTTAGTTAAGGCCGTTGTCATTCAGCGTTACAAGGAATTAGGGGCATGGACTTGCCACGAAATTCAAGTTGCAGTTATGTTTGTACTGATGGTTCTATTACTGTTTACTCGGAGTCCAGGGTTCACTCAGGGATGGGGTGATTTTCTTAATGCCAA AGCTGTCGGCAGCTCCGCTCCAGTATTTCTACCAGTTGTTCTACTGTTTGCAATGCCCACTcaatacacatttttaaagtattgcTGTGGCTCTG CTCCATTCACTGGTCGTACCATGGATGCTTGCATCTCCTGGGTGTTCATACACAAGCATACCCCATGGGGTCTATGTTTTTTACTGG GAGGTGGCTTCGCCATCGCTGAGGGTAGCAAGGTCAGTGGAATGGCCAAAATGTTGGGTGACTCCTTGTCTTTTGTATCCGCCTTACCAGACTTTATGGTGGTCGGACTTACACTGGTCGTTAGTCTAGTGTGCACAGCTTTCAGCTCCAATGTCGCCATCTGCAACATTCTCATACCCATCTTCTGTGAAATG GCACTCGCTATTAAGATGCATCCTTTGCTCCTTACATTGCCATCCATGTTGGCCATTAGCATGGCCTACCATCTGCCGGTCAGCACACCTCCGAATGCTATTATTTGTGGATATGCCGGCATAAAGACGAAATATTTG GCGCTTGCTGGCATACTTCCGACTGTATGGGCTCTAGTTTGCCTTTGGCTTAATGCCATGACTTGGGGATTGGTTATATATCCAGAAACCAAGAAATTCCCCTCGTGGGCCGATGAggaataa